ATGTGGCTCGACGTCAACGGCGTGCGCCGGCAGACCGGGTCGACCGCGACGATGCTCTTCGGCCCGCACTTCATCGTCCACTACCTGAGCCAGTTCATGGTGCTCGAGCCGGGCGACCTCATCAACACCGGCACCCCGCCCGGTGTCGGCATGGGCCAGCGGCCGCCGGTGTTCCTGCGCCCCGGCGACGTCATGGAGCTCGGCATCTCCGTGCTCGGCAGCCAGCGCCAGCAGGTGGTCGCCGCGCCATGAGGGCGCTCGTCCTGACGGGCCCGCGCGCCGCGGAGGTGGTCGACGTCGACCCGCCGTCGGCCGGGCCGCGTCAGGCCGTCGTCGACGTCGAGCGCGTGGGCGTGTGCGGCACCGACCACGAGCTGTGGACCGGCGAGATGACCTACCTGCACTCGGGCCAGGCGTCCTACCCGCTGCGTCCCGGCCACGAGTGGTGCGGCGTGGTGTCAGCGGTCGGGTCCTCGGACGACGAGGCGTGGCTGGGCCGGCGCGTCACGGGCGACACGATGCTCGGGTGCGGCCGCTGCTCCCGCTGCCTCGACGGGCGCCAGCACGTGTGCGAGGACCGCTACGAGGTCGGCATCCGCCACGGCTGGCACGGCGCGCTCGCCGAGCAGCTGCTCATGCCGGTGGGCGCGCTGCGTACGCTGCCCGCCGCCATCGACGCGACGGCTGGAGCGCTCGTGGAGCCGGGCGCCAACGCCGTGCGCGCGGTGCGTGCGACGGGAGCCGAGCGGGGCCGGCGGGTGCTCGTCTGGGGGCCGGGGACGATCGGCCTGCTCTGCGCCCAGTTCGCGCTGGCCTCCGGCATGGAGGTGCACGTCGCGGGCGTCACGGCGGAGTCGCTCGAGCTCGCCCGCGGCCTGGGCGTCACGGGCACCTGGCCGGCCGACGAGCTGCCCGCGCTGCCCTTCGACGCGATGCTCGATGCGAGCAACGGTGCCGAGGTGCCGGCCAGGGCGCTCGAGCTGGTCGAGCCGGGCGGCCGGGTCGTCTGCATCGGGCTGGCGTCGAGGCCGTCGCTGGTCGACACCCGCG
Above is a window of Motilibacter peucedani DNA encoding:
- a CDS encoding zinc-dependent alcohol dehydrogenase; the protein is MRALVLTGPRAAEVVDVDPPSAGPRQAVVDVERVGVCGTDHELWTGEMTYLHSGQASYPLRPGHEWCGVVSAVGSSDDEAWLGRRVTGDTMLGCGRCSRCLDGRQHVCEDRYEVGIRHGWHGALAEQLLMPVGALRTLPAAIDATAGALVEPGANAVRAVRATGAERGRRVLVWGPGTIGLLCAQFALASGMEVHVAGVTAESLELARGLGVTGTWPADELPALPFDAMLDASNGAEVPARALELVEPGGRVVCIGLASRPSLVDTRAMVLKDVTTVGVLSGSGGFEGAIEHYADGRVDPRPLVAATVGLDGAAAALAGQRLAAAGRGPKIHIDPRL